DNA sequence from the Juglans microcarpa x Juglans regia isolate MS1-56 chromosome 5S, Jm3101_v1.0, whole genome shotgun sequence genome:
TAAGCATAGGAAATATCAAGCTGGTCATATGCAATAGTGGGTGAAAATTTTGGAACTGATTTGGCAGGAATACCAACTCTTGGTTTGAAAAGATTATCGGCTTCTTCAATACACTTCCGCAAACTGAGCTGTGGTACAGGGTGAAGTTTGGAAATGGAAAGACGATTGAAAAGGTAGATGTTCTCAACAGCTTGGTGAAAATATCAAGAAGCTATGAAGAAGATGAGACATGGTGGGTGTGTTTTGCTTACCTCTCTTGAAAGACGGGATTAATAGCAATAATAATGCTACTATGTCTCTCTATTTTGTCTTctcattttgaccgttcatatatttaatttttttttacttactgattaaggaagtgactattaatgtattgatattttttttatatcttttaaaaatgtttaaaaatgttaaaaaaaatatgaataaaaaaatattaaaaaagtaaataagaactacttgtaaaaatgatgaaaaagtaaaaaataattataaacaaaaaccTATTGAACAACTATAAATTCTTTAAGATTTACACGAtgtgtttatctatttttcacttttagacTAATATAAATACTGTACGACTGATGTTGGAGAATTCGTCCAGTAGTCCAAGGcattatattattttcacaACACATAAAAAGCTCGAGTCgcaagaaaaatataatgatatgaaaattgatgTGCGCATTCAATTGCATAGTTGGTAGCCACCAAAGTAGAATAcctttaacaaataaaaaaccaaTCTGCTCCATTATCTTTTCAAAGTGGGAAGATCCACCCCCGTCATATTTTTCTCGAgaaatgctacatacagtctcATTTAGGGGCTGTTCGTTCATTTAAGCCtggataattttatctttaaaagtattttaaaattataataatatctctctcaagatataataatttccatttaatgaaatatatcaATGGGTTTGTACTTTGCACACGCAATCTTCATTGGgagactgtaaatagaatttctcatttttctcggCATTTGCCAGGAACCTTGAGCCAAAGTCATTTCTCACACACTTGTTCAAGCAATCAGAATATAATTTGGTACGCTATATAGAGTTTAAATAAGGTGTGCCCGTCACAGTTTCTCCATGAAACTTTGTATTAAAGATAAGAATCATTGCTCACTGTCTTTGTACAAACttgaagcaaaagaaaagacaaaactaTACTATCTTCCAAAAACCATTGTAACCGTTAAATCATTTGAGGATGCAATTTCATGGCCTGCTGTAGAGGATTCTGTATCCATAAAGCTGCCCCTCATTGAAGTAAAATTAGGTTGTCTAGGCAGAGGAAGAGTCACAGCTTCACTCTCCAGCATTAACACAACAGATGACATTGTTGGTCTCTGAGTTGCAGAATCTTGGACACACAGCATCCCCACCTGTATGCATCTCAACGCTTCATCTCGAGGGCATGAATCCCTAATAGAAGGATCAACGAGCTCCATTGCCTTGTCTTCATTCCAAAGATGCCATACCTAATTCCATTCAAAGAAATTAAGTTGCTACAACATCTAATTACTGATTCGTGGTTTAGTTTCTAATCTGAATGTGCAAACCAAAACATCTAATAGACGTGTACTTACATATCCAATAAGGCTTGAGTATTCAGATAAACGAAAGCTAGTGTTCCTCCGACCACTTACAATCTCTAGTAATAATACACCGAAACTATAGACATCCGACTTCACTGAGAATAGACCTTCCATTGCATATTCGGGAGACATGTAGCCACTTTATTCAACAAAGATGATGAAATCCAGATTAATCAAGTTGTATATGCACGGAATGTGTTAATGTAATGTTGTATACATGCATATAATCATGCCATACTTACTAGGTGCCCACAACTCTGTTCGTATTCGCTTCATGTTGGTTTCCCCCGAATATCCTCGCCATCCCAAAGTCTGAAATCTTTGGATTCATGTCTTCATCCAACAAAATGTTGCTTGCCTTTAGATCCCGATGAATTATTCTTAGCCTTGAATCTCGGTGGAGATAAAGGAGTCCTCTTGCAATCCCTAAAATAATTGTGATACGTTTCCTCCAATCTAGTATTGTTTGCTTGGTTGGGTCTGCCATTATGTTCAATAGAGAATGCAAATAAGAAGTTTTTGGGGTAAGCTTTATAAATTCAACCATTGATCTTGTGTGATTAAATGAGGAACATACCAAATAGAAAGCAATCCAAGCTTTTGTTTCGCATGTATTCATAGATCAACATCTTTTCTTCCCCTTGAATGCAGCAGCCCAATAATCTGACAAGATTTCTATGTTGTAACTTGGCAAGCAGTATAATCTCATTCTTAAATTCGTCCAAGCCTTGAGTAGATCGTCTTGAAAGCCTCTTTACAGCTATTTCTTGCCCCCCAGGAATGCTCCCCTGTCAAtggaaaaaagttgtaatatcTTATTGAGTTTTAACTTCcctcaaataatttttcagaaatactTGCGATGAAAATTCACCTTATAGACAGCACCAAATCCTCCCTCCCCAAGCTTGTTTTCTTCACTAAAGTTGTTGGTAGCAGATACCACACAATTGAAGTTGAACAATGGTAATTCTGGCCTACTTGCTTGATCTCCTTCAATGTTAAGATCAACTGATCCTGAAAGATCAGTAGAAAGTTCTCCACTTTTGCTCCTTTCAAAGATTGGTACGTCATGACGAGACTTGCAACATGAAGCAGACTTGGAGGGAACTGTGggcaaaactaaaaataaatacaaagaaattaaGTGTCAAGTTAAGATCACAACCATTAACCTTTTTCTTATGCCGCCTCAATTTATTTAACTTCATTcactaaatataaaaattttgggTATTacctttctgttttgttttgaaccTCCACAGCAAGAATACGAATACTCCAAGTACCAGTACTCCAGCCACAACAATTATTATAATCACAAGGGTGGATAATTTGTTCTTGCCACCTACAgataataatatcattataaGTAAACTGTTGTAAGATCTCATTTACATCTTGATCTAAAACatgtgaaataaaaaagaaactgatTTGAATTAACTGATTGAATTGGATCAGGGCATCACAGATTCACAGAGGAGTTCTGCGTCACATCGAGCTTTCCAAATTCTCCACACCTTTTCTTGTTTGTATTCTTAATTTGAACAGTTTATATGGAGCTAAGAAAAATCAAGTAATATTTTCATCCCCATCTGTCCCTTGACATTGACCAAAGACAGTAATATGAACAATAAGGAAAAGTATAGCACAATGAAATTTGTGGCTATAGAAGAATATGCTCTGCAAAAAGAATATGGAGTTCTGAATGATTTCAAGGGCTGAACAAAATAGAAAGCCTGCTTGCTTATCAAAACTAATTCAGTAGCATCTTAAAATTTCCTGGGGTAATAgtactgcttttttttttttttttttgaacgaTTATAATTAGTTTCCAACTCGAGATAAGAACAATAACAAAGGGAGTTCTAACATTACCTAGTTCAGAATGCGCAAGACGGATATGCAGAGTATTCCCTCCTCTCTTAAAATGCTGAACATCAACCAAGTCTCCCTTCCATATCATGCACCCAATCCAGTTAACATTTGCGTACGCAGTACAAGAACAGATCTCCAAACACTTGTCCGAACAAGCCTCGTTGAAACCCAACGTCACTAAATCAGGAAAATCAGGCAACTTCATGCACGGTAAGTTAAAAAACCCATCTTCTCCATCATTTTCCCCTGTGACGTTGCTAATATCTCTCTGACACTGCAATTCAGTCCTCCTTACACACCCACCTGACCAATTCCCCCTATTCCATTGATCTGTGTTCCTTGGAACATACCCTTTCATACACTTGCAAATATTTGGTGAATCTGCTGCACTACAAACACCAAAATCACCACATTTGTTATAGATCTCACAATCGTTGGATGGCTGAGATTGAATAAGATCCCAAACTCCCTTATCCCCCTTATATTCATCCCATCTAACCTGCTCTTCATATCCATCCCAACGTATCCGAAACTTCAACTTATCTGTAGTGTTTATTGCCGTATAAGTAAAATACCGGCTTCCATTTTCTGAAGCGGAGAGTGCAAAACCATACAAATAGTTTCCTGTCATGTTTGGAACACCAGAAAATATTCGTCCATCCCAATGCCCGCTTCTCCACCGCCTATTCTCTCCTTCCCATATCACTATCTGTGGCGAGGTTCGAGGATCAATCCCCATGGAGTAGCCTCCTGGTGAAGGATCATCGGCAGATTTCCATGAAGTGAAAAAACGATTCTCACCCATTTCAGCATTCACTCGGACTCTCATACCAGGCAAAAATGTGTCTGTCGGATCATTGAAGCTCTGCCAATACACCGTACTGTCATTGCCGGAGAGGATGAGGTTTCCTCTATCATCAAGTTGAGCTGTTATATTTTTTGATGCAATTGAAACATTACTTGTCCATACTGAAACGTTATTTCCATCGAAAACCGTCAAATTCCCATCATCGCCGATGCTTAACACCCCTGATTTATCGGGTATCGGAATTTCTCTGTTTGCAACCCATACCACAGATAGTTCCGGAACGGAATATAGTTCCGGAACGGAATACCATATTCCAACATATCGTGCAGATGAATTTCTGGGGCTGAAGAATCCCAGTTCGAACTTCTCACCCTCTGATTTCACAGTTTGGCCGTCTTTTATGGGTTGGCCTTGTGTGATTAAACTGGCCGCATggcaaaacaaagaaagaaaacaggaaatgaaaaagaacGACAACAGAAAGACACCAACTTGGTTTGTAGTCGTTATGCCCATCTCAGAACGGAGACTCGTCTGCTTCTATGAAATCCAAGGTAAATGGTCTCTAATATCAATGGAATATCTTCAATGGCTATCCTTTTTCGTCATTCTCTGTCCGAATATGATGTCGGGCGGACAATTTAGACTTGAGAAGCTTGCAAAAACATGCATTGACCATCCGGAGTGATACAGAGAGCTGATGGGTAAAGGCAAATGGGTTAGGTGAATGCCACAGACTCTTCAATCTTCAATCCCACGCGGCCACATGGCTTTGACACGCTTCTGTTTTTCTTTAAAGTTGGTAAAATGACAACACTAAACTCGAGGCAGGACGAGGGGAAGGGAAAGTTCCATTTTCCAGCCTATTCACATTGATGTTTTCCAGACGCTCTCTCTAGAAAGCACCAAATTCTTATTTCTTCTGACGTGATGGTTAATTACTGTCTAccttttcgtttcttttttttcttttcccatctGTAATTTCTCTTTCAGAGGATATAATATGAATCCCGTGAGAATTGAATTcaagtatttaaaattaaactttggAGTCAGTGCTAAGTCTATtaccataatttattttcacaattctttttaattcatcacattttatcatatttaattattataatttttttaaatttttatataaaataaaaaaaataatttaattttttcaaattttaagataaaaataatattaaaataatatattctaataatattttatttaactcatcttatcttatattatctacaaaaacaaaccaGATCTacctaatatattttattagctatattattattttaaaacataattggttataaaaagtatttttttatataagttaatgtaAACAATAATGATATCTATTAGTTACTGTTCACTTTCATACTTCAcacatataacttttttttaaagtgtaaAGGATTTTTCACAAGGtgtgagagtattttttataagatgtagatatattttttataagatgtagaATGGTGAATAGtgtgataagaagaatttttataATGTAAAAGTCTATATgaaatttacaaatatattttactttatattaaaataaaaataaaatgttaaatatattttaaaaaaaacttacatatcagttattgatatgttaaaaattatgtaatttaaaatttatattttaaaagaaagttaaaaaatgaatCTTATGAGTAAAAATGTAGTATATGTAATactattctaaaaaatatatattgactaagttttacaatatatattcatacaaatttctcaaataatataaaatatgtaataaatattgtaaaatatatttcattttgataataatattcatatgaatatataaaagttattttacagTTCACCAATGTGATACTGACatcttatctttttaaaatattgttaatttgaatttcaaattttacataattttattttattttatttaaagtagaGTTATAAAAGAATCATATATACTATTTAGTTttgaccttttctttttctcactcaaaactttttaaatttaaaataaagaatggcTCAAGTtgtgaaataaaaacaaaacaattaaaagCAAGTGGCTGTGCTGGACTGACAGCAGTGGATACCAAATGTGACGGTTTGCGTCTGAATAATGAAATAGAAAGTCAATCTGAAACAAAAGAGGTCGAAAGCTATtggtggaaaaagaaaaaccaaaaaggcGTATTTGAAAAACAGAGGTTCAGTCACCTCACTAGCAGCCAAGTTTGACCATTGTAATCATGCTTTTGACTCTTGTTCCTTCGAATCTACAATAAGGGAATCTAAAGGGACCCAATACCCGTATGATTCCAACTTGAACAGTATGATCGGTGGGTTGTTTGCATCAACTAACTGCGTTTGTACCAATCTTAGGATGTTCGGGAAATGCGATCAAGccaatttgtaaatattattaaaatagtttaaatttaagtatttattagattttaaaaaattaggaaaaaaaattcaataaaaaatactataaaattaaaatattattagaataaaatattgtgaacgattagtttaaaagtgtttgtgtttaaatattgcatggaaagaaaatgaaatgtgataagatgatatgaaatatatttctaaacaaTCTCGTCCTCATTCtattttacagatgagatgagatgagatgaaagttgtataaaatattattaaaatattatattttaaaattatttttattttataatttgaaaaaattgaattgtttattatattttatatgaaaatttgaaaaaattataatgatcagattagataagatgagattgagTTGTTTGTATAACCACATAAGGCCTTAAACAAATAAGTTCAGCataattctttaataaaaaggtgaattccattttttaaaaagtgtaaaaaagttaattatGTTTTAGtggaatctatttttttagagGCCCTACAAGAGAGttgtctatttgaaaaaattcgtCCCTAgaattacttaaaaataaaaataatctttcaagaaaaaactaaaaataaaaattggatcAATCCTTAAAATTAGTGTTGATACTGCTGCAATAGACAAACAGAAATGCAGAATTAATATAGGAACAGTTATTCGAGACTGGGAAGGGAAGATCATAGCCACAACGAGAATGAACAAATTTCTATTTCCTAATCCACATCTTGCAAAGGCGTATGCAGCTCTTCATTCTATCTTATTAGGTTCAGATATTGGTCTAagcaagataattttttaaggaGATGCATTTAAAGTTTTTCACCGAGATCAATGGGAATGGAGAAGTCTGTGGTCAAGCTGGTTTGATACTATCATATGTGAAGAAGAGCGTTAGCAAGTTTGAGTACTGGGCAATAAATCACACCAAGAGGGCTACTAACCAGGTGGCTCATTGTTTAGCTAAGATGACTCTTGATATAGATGATGTACCTATTAAGCTTGAGGAAATCCCAAATTGTATTGCTACTCAGACATAGAGTTTTTTCTAGCAATAAAGTAAAAgcttcattttaaaaaaataaataaataaataaatagtgttGCTGTTAGCTTCGCCAAATATTAATCATCAGGAGCAATCAAAAGGGACATGCAATCAGCCATATTACTACCATTATCAAGCTTAAGGGGGGATTAGAGCATTACCAAGCACTGTACGctgaaaaatagtaaaatgcatttctaattttctagGCTGACCccttaatttttcttatcttctttagATAACAGAAGagtaaagaaatataaatagaagttAAAAGATGtccaattcaaaatttctacAGAAGATAATATGTGTATGATTTGAAGAAAGAATATACtgatatttaaatagaaaggtAATGGCATTACAGATATTACCGTAATGGAACATGCAGCTGTGCAGTAAAGCCAAGTTCGACCATTGGAGCATTGGCAGCGAGGTCGCTAAGATTTTTGGATAATTTACTTAATAAGATTtttggataaaatattattagaatataattttttaatattatttttattttaagatttgaaaaagttgaattgtttattttattttgtgtaaagatttgaaaaaattgtaatgattagataagatgagatgagttgagagtagttgtgaaaacaaataagaacAAGACAATGAATCTTCTTCGATCATATTTTCATCTTTCCAAGTATGGAAAATGTGGAACATTGACAATTTGGCAGCATTGGTAGACCCCAAAATATCAAGATCTGGCTTGGAAAAGGAAATCTTGAGATGCATTCATGTCGGGCTGTTGTGTGTATAAGAATTCGCTAAAGATAGACCAATCGTATCTATTGCTATTTCTATGCTAAAAAGTGAGATTGTTGATCTACCATACCCAAGGCAGCCAGGATTCATTGTAAATCAGATTACCTCAGAAAATGAGTTCTCTTACCCCAATCAAAAAGTTTGCTCTATCAACAAAGTCACTATTTCAATGGTTCATGGTAGATGATACATGCATGCTATACATTGGAAGTCTAAAACTGTCATTTTGTATTGAACAGGCACTACAAAAGAAGTAAGAATTACCGGCGTTTATATTATCGGCGGTTGTTTATGCGccgataaaaatatattattgccGGCACTTATTGTTTACGCcgttaaataattgaattttccGGCGTTTATATTGTTATGTCGGTAATAATATCTAACTTTGGCGGCGTTTACAAAAATGccgaaaatatatcaattttacGCTGGTAAATTAGTTGTTTCCCGACGTTTATATTATTACAccgaaaataaaatatagttttggCGGCGTTAAAAAAAAGCCGAAAAGTGATCAAATTTATGCCGGTAAATAATTGAGTTTTCTCGCGTTTATATTATTACGCCGGAAATAATCTATAGCTTTTGCGGTGTTTAACAAAATACCGACAATTGATTAATTTTACGCCAGTAAATTAGTAGTGTTCCGGCGTTTATATTGTTACGccgataataatatatagttttggtGGCATTTTAAAAAATGCCGACAATTGATCAAGGgacttaaataataatttttttatgtttaaatcactaattatttatttaaagaatgGGTCATGAACCAAACTAGTAAAGGGCATCTTGCTAAGATTCACAActtacaaaaagaatagtaaaacTAATGCATAATTCaccacttcacctaacacctgATTTCAAAACTTTTATAATTCGTTCCAATTCCAACTTAGCAAAACAGAGCAAACGTAGATATATGACATAACCATTAGTATTATCTCAATTAAAGAAAGTTGCAAATaccattaaactaaaatattaatataatttgagattCTTCACTTATAACCCCTCAATTCTCGTCCTCatcgttctcttcctcttcttcatcttcctcttcttcgtcttcctcttcatcattctcctcttcttcatctttatcttccATTTCATTCTCTATTTGATTTTGTCTTGAAGcctgaaaataaattcaaatgagagttcaaaattttcaaaataagattGATTGATATCAACTAAACATATGTGAGGTGCTCACTTGTGCATGCACGAATGTGTTTACGAAATTTCGCAATTCAGTTAATTCGTTCCGCATTTTATCAAGCTCTTCCTTTAATTTACCATCTTCTTGCGTTGAAGTTAGTAATGAATGTTGACAAGTTTGCCTTGTAGGAGTTGGCCCAAACCCCAAACCACGCACACGTCCAGGCCATTCTAGGCCCATAACTTTAGAATAAACATCATCTGTTGCCCAAGTCATGGTTTCTCCAGACCCCATTTCTATCGGCCTTATGTCCTGTGCTAAAAGTTCCTCCATCTCAACCtgtaatagataataaaaaatacacattcttcatcttataaatcctttaaaattaaaaagtaataaatttgaaaaacatacaACTTTCTTCCTCGTCTCATCATTGTAGTGGGTGCCCTTTCTCTTATGTGTCGTGACAAACAACTGGGCTCGACTTGGCAATGTCCCAGTTGATTTTTTCTGcgtccaaaattttatattaaacacatatattgaaaacaaagaactaacaaatattcaatagtaaataaatactaattaaataaataccgCATCATGGACATATCTTGCATAACTTTTTGATCCTCCACTGTGAACAACCAACTGCTTCTTATGACActccttatttttattacattttgactacaacatcacaaaaattatgagaattatgaTTAGAATAACTAGTTGGTTGACTTTCTAAATCTATAAGAGAAATGCGCGCGTTTTTACCTTATATTCTGGATCGAACCAAAAATTGGCCAACTCTGCTAGTTGTGATAAATCCACCATATCGGGACTTGCCCTTGCCACAACTTGTGCTACAGAGGTGTCTTTTTCATGAattaactttttcttcaattcgTGTTTGTAGTCTTTCCATTTCTTCCCCAGGTCCTTCAGTATCCATTTTTTGGATGCATCCAATTTGTCATCAGGAACTTTAAACTTGCCTAcagtcaaaataaatttacacaagtatatgtcttgatttctaacaaaattttcaaaatatacctatttaattaataataatagtttaatacaAGTTTTATACCATTATAAGACCCCACGCTTCCTCCTTTATGGTTTTAGGCACCGACCTCCAATCCTTGTAAATTATTGGAACCAACTTATTAGTTCTCGCTATCAGGCCACCAGACCTTACCACCTTTGAGTCTTGCTTTTTGATGGGTTGACCAAGATTATTGAGCTCCATATCAATTCGTTCCCCTTCTGGAAGATGCTAAATGTCATGAATCGAGTGCAATGGTCGTTTTACTCTACCTCCATTACTATCTGCAAAAATGGATTTAATGACATTGTTACTATTTTGTAAATGTGCATtcatagtaaaataaataagaagtaagaaaaacaaaaacataccaACAATGACAACAAAACGATCTCCAATGTCGGAAAACAAGTCGACATTTTCTACTTCCGAATGTGGTTCTATTGGTACAGG
Encoded proteins:
- the LOC121267147 gene encoding uncharacterized protein LOC121267147; the encoded protein is MELNNLGQPIKKQDSKVVRSGGLIARTNKLVPIIYKDWRSVPKTIKEEAWGKFKVPDDKLDASKKWILKDLGKKWKDYKHELKKKLIHEKDTSVAQVVARASPDMVDLSQLAELANFWFDPEYKSKCNKNKECHKKQLVVHSGGSKSYARYVHDAKKSTGTLPSRAQLFVTTHKRKGTHYNDETRKKVVEMEELLAQDIRPIEMGSGETMTWATDDVYSKVMGLEWPGRVRGLGFGPTPTRQTCQHSLLTSTQEDGKLKEELDKMRNELTELRNFVNTFVHAQVSTSHMFS
- the LOC121268604 gene encoding G-type lectin S-receptor-like serine/threonine-protein kinase B120 isoform X2, which gives rise to MGITTTNQVGVFLLSFFFISCFLSLFCHAASLITQGQPIKDGQTVKSEGEKFELGFFSPRNSSARYVGIWYSVPELYSVPELSVVWVANREIPIPDKSGVLSIGDDGNLTVFDGNNVSVWTSNVSIASKNITAQLDDRGNLILSGNDSTVYWQSFNDPTDTFLPGMRVRVNAEMGENRFFTSWKSADDPSPGGYSMGIDPRTSPQIVIWEGENRRWRSGHWDGRIFSGVPNMTGNYLYGFALSASENGSRYFTYTAINTTDKLKFRIRWDGYEEQVRWDEYKGDKGVWDLIQSQPSNDCEIYNKCGDFGVCSAADSPNICKCMKGYVPRNTDQWNRGNWSGGCVRRTELQCQRDISNVTGENDGEDGFFNLPCMKLPDFPDLVTLGFNEACSDKCLEICSCTAYANVNWIGCMIWKGDLVDVQHFKRGGNTLHIRLAHSELGGKNKLSTLVIIIIVVAGVLVLGVFVFLLWRFKTKQKVPSKSASCCKSRHDVPIFERSKSGELSTDLSGSVDLNIEGDQASRPELPLFNFNCVVSATNNFSEENKLGEGGFGAVYKGSIPGGQEIAVKRLSRRSTQGLDEFKNEIILLAKLQHRNLVRLLGCCIQGEEKMLIYEYMRNKSLDCFLFDPTKQTILDWRKRITIILGIARGLLYLHRDSRLRIIHRDLKASNILLDEDMNPKISDFGMARIFGGNQHEANTNRVVGTYGYMSPEYAMEGLFSVKSDVYSFGVLLLEIVSGRRNTSFRLSEYSSLIGYVWHLWNEDKAMELVDPSIRDSCPRDEALRCIQVGMLCVQDSATQRPTMSSVVLMLESEAVTLPLPRQPNFTSMRGSFMDTESSTAGHEIASSNDLTVTMVFGR
- the LOC121268604 gene encoding G-type lectin S-receptor-like serine/threonine-protein kinase B120 isoform X1; this translates as MGITTTNQVGVFLLSFFFISCFLSLFCHAASLITQGQPIKDGQTVKSEGEKFELGFFSPRNSSARYVGIWYSVPELYSVPELSVVWVANREIPIPDKSGVLSIGDDGNLTVFDGNNVSVWTSNVSIASKNITAQLDDRGNLILSGNDSTVYWQSFNDPTDTFLPGMRVRVNAEMGENRFFTSWKSADDPSPGGYSMGIDPRTSPQIVIWEGENRRWRSGHWDGRIFSGVPNMTGNYLYGFALSASENGSRYFTYTAINTTDKLKFRIRWDGYEEQVRWDEYKGDKGVWDLIQSQPSNDCEIYNKCGDFGVCSAADSPNICKCMKGYVPRNTDQWNRGNWSGGCVRRTELQCQRDISNVTGENDGEDGFFNLPCMKLPDFPDLVTLGFNEACSDKCLEICSCTAYANVNWIGCMIWKGDLVDVQHFKRGGNTLHIRLAHSELGGKNKLSTLVIIIIVVAGVLVLGVFVFLLWRFKTKQKVLPTVPSKSASCCKSRHDVPIFERSKSGELSTDLSGSVDLNIEGDQASRPELPLFNFNCVVSATNNFSEENKLGEGGFGAVYKGSIPGGQEIAVKRLSRRSTQGLDEFKNEIILLAKLQHRNLVRLLGCCIQGEEKMLIYEYMRNKSLDCFLFDPTKQTILDWRKRITIILGIARGLLYLHRDSRLRIIHRDLKASNILLDEDMNPKISDFGMARIFGGNQHEANTNRVVGTYGYMSPEYAMEGLFSVKSDVYSFGVLLLEIVSGRRNTSFRLSEYSSLIGYVWHLWNEDKAMELVDPSIRDSCPRDEALRCIQVGMLCVQDSATQRPTMSSVVLMLESEAVTLPLPRQPNFTSMRGSFMDTESSTAGHEIASSNDLTVTMVFGR